The following proteins are co-located in the Flectobacillus major DSM 103 genome:
- a CDS encoding TonB-dependent receptor, whose translation MNNKYLYIFIFFLVKITALAQTVRVTGKVTDAETQKELSGVSIAVKGKLSGTKTNQEGVFSLLTKGPATIVVSMIGFERQEYLIKESQHLAITLVPASAELNQVVVTASRVEENILRSPVSIEKMDIRNIQQTPSANYYDGLLNLKSLDMVTSSLTYKQINTRGFNSTGNGRFLQLVDGIDNQPAGLGFAMGNMFGPHDLDVESAELIAGAASALYGPIAFNGMLNTRTKNPFDFQGLSIQTKVGLNHIADGTGLGAKPMSDLALRYAKVFNNKFAFKINASYLRGTDWYANNYTDIDPNTPATSRGVNNPGRNAINIYGDEVAQTLPNIGRVSRTGYEEKDLANYGVYNVKLNGALHYRISDNLEAIYQANYNQGTAQYTGSNRFVINDFQFVQHRLELKGSSFYIRAYSNQEISTNSYNTRSLGQQINRTWVKDLSGNTVTPDKADATWFQRYAAAFNGTINGITAKDHTVARAFADEGRILPGSTPFEQAKERLIQTTGLSGAGIKSNCSLKHIEGMYDFSSAIKLFNLQVGGNYRKFYLDTEGTLFDDKGKNLTNDEFGLFAQASKSILDDKLKVTLSGRYDKNENFKGQFTPRASAVFSPTDRHHFRASYQTGFRNPTISDQFIKLDVGPILILGGAPVNSQGMNVYENSFTAASVSAFGSGFGADLQKGTPFPNALANNKDKLVKSNVPYIKSEKVQSVEFGYKGLITPKVLFDINYYYSQYTDFIINSVVIRPNSPVTLANGSINPDAAADILNGRIKAFQLYTNASDKVSIQGVGAGLTFALPKHYQLNANATWIDFNIMDANPNNIPAFNTPTWKSNVVLSNPKLTERLGFSVAWHWQTAFDWYGTFTELIPGRVSAYNLLDAQVSYKVPSLKTTIKLGASNLTNQYVVQAYGSPSVGGLYYVSLNFDELFR comes from the coding sequence ATGAACAACAAATACTTATATATATTCATCTTTTTTTTAGTCAAGATAACTGCCCTTGCCCAAACAGTAAGAGTAACAGGCAAAGTGACCGATGCCGAAACCCAAAAAGAGCTTTCGGGAGTATCAATTGCCGTTAAAGGTAAACTTAGCGGTACAAAAACCAACCAAGAGGGAGTTTTTAGCTTATTGACCAAAGGCCCCGCCACGATTGTTGTATCGATGATTGGTTTTGAAAGACAAGAATATCTTATTAAAGAATCTCAACATTTGGCCATAACCTTAGTACCAGCCTCTGCCGAGCTGAATCAAGTAGTTGTAACAGCCTCTAGGGTCGAAGAAAATATCCTTAGGTCGCCCGTTAGTATTGAAAAAATGGACATTAGGAATATCCAACAAACCCCTTCTGCCAACTACTATGACGGTTTGCTCAACCTCAAATCTTTGGATATGGTAACCAGTAGCCTTACCTATAAGCAAATCAATACTCGTGGGTTTAATAGTACTGGAAATGGGCGTTTTCTGCAATTGGTAGATGGTATCGACAACCAACCTGCGGGCTTGGGTTTTGCAATGGGCAATATGTTTGGCCCACACGATTTGGATGTTGAAAGTGCCGAGTTAATTGCAGGAGCGGCATCGGCATTATATGGGCCAATTGCTTTTAATGGAATGCTGAATACCAGAACCAAAAACCCTTTTGATTTTCAGGGGCTGAGTATCCAAACCAAAGTAGGTTTAAATCATATTGCTGATGGTACAGGCTTAGGGGCAAAACCAATGAGTGATTTGGCATTGAGATACGCCAAGGTTTTCAACAACAAATTTGCCTTCAAAATTAATGCTTCGTATCTCAGAGGTACAGATTGGTACGCCAATAATTATACCGACATCGACCCCAACACACCAGCCACCAGCCGTGGTGTAAATAACCCCGGAAGAAATGCTATTAATATTTATGGCGATGAAGTAGCTCAGACTTTACCTAATATTGGTCGAGTATCGAGAACGGGTTACGAAGAAAAAGATTTGGCCAATTATGGTGTGTATAATGTTAAACTCAACGGTGCATTACACTACCGTATCAGCGACAACCTTGAGGCCATATATCAGGCTAATTACAACCAAGGAACAGCCCAATACACAGGAAGTAACCGTTTCGTTATCAACGACTTTCAGTTTGTACAACATCGTTTAGAGCTAAAAGGAAGTAGCTTTTATATTCGTGCCTATTCCAACCAAGAAATTTCTACCAATTCTTATAATACACGCTCGTTGGGGCAGCAGATCAACCGTACTTGGGTAAAAGACCTCAGCGGCAATACCGTAACACCCGACAAAGCCGATGCTACGTGGTTTCAGCGTTATGCAGCAGCATTTAATGGCACTATCAATGGTATCACCGCCAAAGACCATACTGTAGCACGGGCTTTTGCCGATGAAGGAAGAATACTACCTGGTAGTACCCCATTTGAGCAAGCCAAAGAGAGGCTTATTCAAACAACAGGGCTTTCGGGAGCTGGCATTAAAAGTAATTGTAGCCTAAAGCATATTGAGGGAATGTACGATTTTAGCTCGGCCATTAAGCTATTCAATTTGCAAGTAGGTGGCAACTATCGTAAATTTTATTTAGATACTGAAGGAACACTTTTTGACGATAAAGGTAAAAACCTCACCAACGACGAGTTTGGCTTATTTGCTCAGGCTTCAAAAAGCATTTTGGACGACAAACTCAAAGTGACATTGTCGGGCAGATACGATAAAAACGAAAACTTTAAAGGTCAATTTACCCCAAGAGCCTCTGCGGTATTCTCTCCGACCGATAGACACCATTTTAGAGCTTCGTACCAAACGGGTTTTCGCAATCCTACTATTAGCGACCAATTCATTAAGTTGGATGTTGGCCCTATTCTTATTTTGGGAGGTGCTCCTGTCAATTCTCAGGGGATGAATGTTTATGAAAACTCTTTCACTGCAGCTTCGGTAAGTGCCTTTGGTAGTGGGTTTGGGGCAGACCTTCAGAAAGGAACGCCTTTTCCCAATGCTTTGGCCAACAATAAGGATAAGTTAGTAAAATCGAATGTACCTTATATCAAATCAGAGAAGGTACAAAGTGTTGAATTTGGCTACAAAGGGTTAATTACCCCAAAAGTACTTTTCGACATCAACTATTACTATAGCCAATACACCGATTTTATTATTAATTCGGTTGTAATTCGTCCTAATAGCCCTGTAACCCTTGCCAATGGCAGTATCAACCCCGATGCCGCCGCCGATATTCTGAATGGTAGAATTAAGGCGTTCCAGCTTTATACCAACGCTTCCGACAAGGTTTCTATTCAAGGTGTTGGTGCAGGACTTACTTTTGCCTTGCCAAAACATTATCAACTTAATGCCAATGCTACATGGATTGATTTTAATATTATGGATGCCAATCCCAACAATATTCCGGCCTTTAATACACCTACATGGAAAAGCAATGTGGTGTTGAGTAACCCCAAGCTAACCGAACGGTTGGGCTTTAGTGTGGCATGGCACTGGCAAACGGCCTTTGACTGGTATGGTACTTTTACAGAGCTTATTCCGGGGCGTGTAAGTGCCTATAATTTGTTGGATGCACAAGTAAGCTACAAAGTACCAAGCCTCAAAACAACTATCAAATTAGGAGCATCTAACCTCACCAATCAGTATGTGGTACAAGCCTATGGCTCGCCGTCGGTAGGAGGTTTATATTATGTAAGCTTAAATTTTGACGAACTTTTTAGATAA
- a CDS encoding MFS transporter: MNQTRIIASKKGLSFALCMLSYLLGGSVSTMMSVYLPIALPDLLHKNLSEHDLSEIGAYINAIFLYGWMLGGLVIGFVSDKIGRISTLAMATGICGLATVLVVFVDNWYVLLALRFFAGIGVGGILLISTVYIAEIWPEKTRPIFLGILAVSFPIGIVLTGGITLLFANWHDAFWIGLLPVLLAILIFLLLPESLAWRNIQKTKRPIHQPVFTQHNRANLVVGILIFGSVLIGLWGIFSWLPTWVQGLLVDGEKGQKERGAVMMILGIGGIVGGFLSGFLIKSWGFKTTLMLTFLGCSGACILLFLTNTAFSPIIYVETALLSLFFGISQGTLSSFIPALFPTEIRGSASGLCFNIGRFFTATAVFFVGNLVAILGGLSNSLLVFSITFIVAFMIVLRGKTHYTSA, encoded by the coding sequence ATGAATCAGACTCGAATTATTGCTTCAAAAAAGGGATTATCGTTTGCTTTATGTATGCTGAGCTACCTATTGGGTGGCTCAGTATCGACGATGATGTCGGTTTACCTACCTATTGCACTACCCGACTTACTGCACAAAAACCTTTCAGAACATGACCTATCTGAAATAGGGGCTTATATCAATGCCATTTTTTTGTATGGATGGATGCTGGGCGGTTTGGTTATTGGTTTTGTCAGCGATAAAATCGGTAGAATCAGTACATTGGCAATGGCTACGGGGATTTGTGGGCTAGCCACAGTTCTTGTGGTATTTGTAGATAACTGGTACGTTTTATTAGCCTTGCGTTTTTTTGCAGGTATAGGAGTTGGCGGTATTTTACTTATTTCTACAGTATATATTGCCGAAATCTGGCCTGAAAAAACACGCCCTATCTTTTTGGGTATCTTGGCAGTTTCTTTTCCAATCGGAATTGTACTAACAGGCGGTATTACCCTCCTTTTTGCCAACTGGCATGATGCCTTTTGGATAGGCCTATTACCTGTATTATTGGCTATTTTGATATTCCTTTTATTGCCCGAATCGTTGGCTTGGCGGAATATTCAAAAAACAAAACGACCTATTCATCAGCCTGTTTTTACTCAGCACAACCGTGCCAATTTAGTCGTTGGTATCCTGATTTTTGGGTCTGTACTTATTGGACTTTGGGGTATATTCTCGTGGCTACCTACATGGGTACAAGGGCTGTTGGTAGATGGAGAAAAAGGTCAAAAAGAACGAGGTGCAGTTATGATGATACTCGGTATTGGTGGTATTGTAGGAGGCTTTTTGTCGGGTTTTCTTATCAAATCGTGGGGATTCAAAACTACCTTAATGCTTACTTTCTTGGGATGTAGTGGGGCTTGTATACTGCTATTTTTAACCAATACAGCCTTTAGTCCTATTATTTATGTTGAAACAGCCTTACTTTCTCTCTTTTTTGGGATTAGCCAAGGAACACTTTCAAGCTTTATTCCTGCCCTATTTCCTACCGAAATTCGAGGCAGTGCTTCGGGCTTATGTTTTAATATTGGTCGCTTTTTTACGGCTACGGCAGTTTTTTTTGTGGGCAATTTAGTGGCTATTCTAGGTGGTCTTAGCAACTCTCTACTGGTATTTTCTATTACGTTTATAGTAGCTTTTATGATTGTTTTACGAGGTAAAACACATTATACATCAGCATAG
- a CDS encoding carboxymuconolactone decarboxylase family protein, with protein sequence MAYITIPEETQLPGIRGLMAFSPQTARPLNALAELLLRHPDNTLSQGERELIATYTSYLNDCLFCQSVHGSAAQCYLDDDGTIISQVKRDLWTAPISDKMKALLLIAQAVQKGGKYVTDVQIQLAHESGASDREIHDTVLIAAAFCMFNRYVDGLGTWAPTAPEAYKDRGARIRDEGYANFDPMAYIQAQ encoded by the coding sequence ATGGCCTATATCACTATTCCCGAAGAAACACAGCTACCCGGTATTAGGGGACTCATGGCATTTAGCCCACAAACAGCAAGACCGCTTAACGCATTAGCCGAGTTATTGCTTCGACATCCCGACAACACGCTGTCGCAAGGCGAGCGAGAGCTTATTGCTACTTATACCTCCTATCTCAACGATTGCCTTTTTTGTCAAAGTGTACATGGCTCGGCTGCCCAATGCTATTTGGACGACGATGGTACAATAATAAGTCAGGTAAAAAGGGATTTGTGGACTGCTCCTATTTCTGATAAAATGAAAGCCTTACTTTTAATCGCCCAAGCGGTTCAGAAAGGAGGCAAATATGTGACAGATGTGCAGATTCAGTTAGCCCATGAAAGCGGTGCTAGCGACCGTGAAATTCATGATACCGTTTTGATTGCGGCGGCATTCTGTATGTTTAATCGGTATGTCGATGGCTTGGGTACGTGGGCTCCTACTGCCCCCGAAGCCTATAAAGACCGAGGTGCTCGGATTAGAGACGAAGGCTATGCCAACTTCGACCCAATGGCCTATATTCAAGCTCAATAA